In Candidatus Methylomirabilota bacterium, the sequence GAAGCGCGCCGAAGGGCTGCTCGGCTTCGTCAAGCTCGAGCGGCTGGCCGGGGAGTACGCGGGCAACCTGTCCTACGGCCAGCAGAAGCTGGTCGAATTCGTCCGCGTGCTCATGACGGACCCCGAGCTGATCCTGCTCGACGAGCCCGCCGCCGGTGTCAACCGGACCCTGCTGAATGAGCTCCTGGAAGCTGTGCGTAAATTGCGCGACAGCGGCAAGACCGTCCTGCTCGTCGAGCACGACATGAAGGTCGTCATGGGGCTCTGCGAGACCGTCTTCGTCCTCGACCACGGCGAGAAGCTGGCCGAGGGGCCTCCCGGCGTCATCCAGACGGACGAGCGAGTGATTGAAGCTTATTTTGGCCGCTAGCGCCGCGCTCGCGCTCTACCTCGGCTGGCGCTCCTGGGGCTGGCCGCTGATTCACGACGCCCCGCTCATGCACTACGTCGCGTGGCTCATGGCCCAGGGCGCCGTCCCCTATCGCGATGTCTTCGACATGAACGTGCCCGGTGTCTACTTCCTGCATCTCGGCGTCATCACGGTTCTTGGTCAGGGCGACGGCGCCTGGCGGCTCTTCGATCTCGCCTGGCTCGCCCTCACGGCCGCGGCGCTCTTCGGCTTCTCGCGACGCATGGGCGATGCGTGGAGCGGGCTCGGCGCGGCGCTCCTCTTCATCCTCTATCACCTGTCCGGCGGGGCGTGGCGCGCCGGCCAGCGCGATTTTCTCCTGGCGCTCTTCCTCGTCCTGGCCGCGTGGGGAGCGGCGCGCGCCTGGGAATCGGGCGGCGCGCGGGCGCCCCTTCTCTGGGGAGGGCTTGCCGCCGGCGCCGGGGTCATGGTCAAGCCCCAGGCCGCGCTCTTCTGGATCGCGTGCGCCGGAGTCGTGGTGCTCGGCGCCGTGGGCTCGGGCACGATGCGCGCGCTCGCGCATTGGTGCGCGGCGGGGCTCGCCGTGCCCGTCCTCGTGATGGGCTGGCTCGCGTGGCACGGCGGGGCAGGGCCCTTCGTGTCCATCGTCACAGGCTATGTCCTGCCGCTCTACAGCCGCGTCGGGCGCGTCTCGGTGTGGGAAGGGCTCCGCTGGCACGTTTACGGCTGGCAAATCTGGTGCTGTCTCGTCGCGCTCGGCCTCCTGGGTTTCGCGCGCCAACCGCAGAAGCCATACGGCAGCCGCCGCTGGCTCGCTCTCCTGGGCGCCGTCTACGGCTTCGTGCACGTCGCCGCCCAGGGCAAGGGGTGGGAGTACCACAGCTATCCGTTCGCGGTCTTTGTCTGCGCCCTGGCGTCGGTCCCGCTCGCTGCGCGGCCGAGGCAGGCCCTGCCCTCACGCTGGAACTCGGCGCCCGCGCTCTCCGGCGCGCTCGCGTGCGCCCTCCTCGTGATCGCCGTGGCGCTCCTGGGCGCCAAGGGAGCGGGCGCGGCCGACGCGCCGTGGATAGCCGACAGGGCCCGCCGCGTCTCGGCTCTCGTGCGCGACCTAAAGCCTCTGGCGGGCGCGGGCCCGGTGCAGGTGATGGACGTCAGCGAGGGCGGGGTCCACGCGCTCCTGCGCCTGCACCTCCGGCAGCCGACACGCTTCCTCTACGACTTCCACTTCTTCCACGACGAGGGCGACGCGCGCATCCAGGCGCTCCGCGCCGAGTTCGCGCGCGACCTCGAGCGCGGCCGGCCCACGACCGTCGTCGTCTTCAGGGACACGTGGCGCCGTCCCGGTTACGAGCGGCTCGACGGATTCCCCGCCGTGGCGCGGCTCCTCGCGCGCGATTACACACTCGCCGTCGAGGGTGACGGCTACAGGATCTATGCGCAGCGAACCCGTCCTTAACGTCATTCGCGCCTACGAGGACAAGATCGTCCGCGGCTACTGCTGGGGGCGCTTCTGGATCCTCCGCCAGCGCTTCCTCGACGAGATCGGCCAGTACCTGCCGGAGCGCGGGCGGGTGCTCGATCTCGGCTGCGGTTTCGGCCTCTTCTCCCTCTACTACGCGAGCGTCCATCCCGGGCTGCGCCTCGAGG encodes:
- a CDS encoding ABC transporter ATP-binding protein, with translation MEPILMVDRVVKRFGGVTAVNKVSLSLEAGRIYGLIGPNGSGKTTLFNCITGVDQADLGQIRFKGQRIDGLKPHQIFHQGIGRTFQVIRVFPELTALENLMVVTTDDYAAARKRAEGLLGFVKLERLAGEYAGNLSYGQQKLVEFVRVLMTDPELILLDEPAAGVNRTLLNELLEAVRKLRDSGKTVLLVEHDMKVVMGLCETVFVLDHGEKLAEGPPGVIQTDERVIEAYFGR
- a CDS encoding glycosyltransferase family 39 protein, which gives rise to MAASAALALYLGWRSWGWPLIHDAPLMHYVAWLMAQGAVPYRDVFDMNVPGVYFLHLGVITVLGQGDGAWRLFDLAWLALTAAALFGFSRRMGDAWSGLGAALLFILYHLSGGAWRAGQRDFLLALFLVLAAWGAARAWESGGARAPLLWGGLAAGAGVMVKPQAALFWIACAGVVVLGAVGSGTMRALAHWCAAGLAVPVLVMGWLAWHGGAGPFVSIVTGYVLPLYSRVGRVSVWEGLRWHVYGWQIWCCLVALGLLGFARQPQKPYGSRRWLALLGAVYGFVHVAAQGKGWEYHSYPFAVFVCALASVPLAARPRQALPSRWNSAPALSGALACALLVIAVALLGAKGAGAADAPWIADRARRVSALVRDLKPLAGAGPVQVMDVSEGGVHALLRLHLRQPTRFLYDFHFFHDEGDARIQALRAEFARDLERGRPTTVVVFRDTWRRPGYERLDGFPAVARLLARDYTLAVEGDGYRIYAQRTRP